A single window of Taeniopygia guttata chromosome 1, bTaeGut7.mat, whole genome shotgun sequence DNA harbors:
- the SPRYD7 gene encoding SPRY domain-containing protein 7 (The RefSeq protein has 5 substitutions compared to this genomic sequence), whose protein sequence is MAASVFCCFSWCRDGGAGHIPLKEMPAVHLDTQRMGTDVVIVKNGRRICGTGGCLANAPLHQNKSYFELGVQSTGIWGIGVATQKANLNQIPLGRDVHSLVVRNDGALYYNNEEKNRLPAKKLPQEGDVVGITYDHVELNVYLNGKNMHCPASGIRGTVYPVVYVDDSAILDCQFSEFYHTPPPGFEKILFEQQIF, encoded by the exons ATGGCCGCCTCCGtgttctgctgcttctcctggtGCCGGGATGGCGGCGCCGGGCACATCCCGCTCAAGGAGATGCCGGCCGTGCACCTGGACACGCAGCGCATGG gaACAGATGTTGTCATTGTTAAAAATGGCAGAAGAATATGTGGCACGGGAGGCTGCTTAGCCAATGCACCTTTGCATCAGAACAAGAGTTATTTCGAGTTTAAAATCCAGTCCACAG GAATTTGGGGTATAGGAGTTGCAACCCAGAAAGCAAACTTGAATCAAATTCCACTTGGTCGAGATGTCCACAGCCTGGTGGTGAGAAATGATGGGGCTCTCTACTATAACAATGAGGAGAAAAATAGGCTACCAGCAAACAACCTTCCTCAGGAGGGTGATGTGGTG GGCATTACATATGACCATGTAGaattaaatgtatatttaaatgGCAAGAACATGCATTGTCCAGCTTCAGGAATCAGGGGAACTGTCTATCCAGTGGTCTATG TTGATGACAGTGCCATTCTGGATTGTCAGTTCAGTGAATTTTATCATACACCTCCACCTGGGTTTGAAAAGATCCTCTTTGAGCAGCAAATCTTCTGA
- the TRIM13 gene encoding E3 ubiquitin-protein ligase TRIM13 isoform X2 — MDMMELLEEDLTCPICCSLFDDPRVLPCSHNFCRKCLEGILEGNVRNVLWRPSPFKCPTCRKETPVTGINSLQVNYSLKGIVEKYNKIKVTPKMPVCKVHSGQPLNIFCRTDMQLICGVCATRGDHTKHVFCSIEEAYSQEKRAFETLFQGFETWRCGDALSRLDTLETSKRKALQMLTKDSDKVKEFFEKLQHTLEQKRNEILSDFETMKLAVMQAYDPEINKLNTILQEQRMAFNIAEAFKDVSEPIIFLQQMQEFREKIKVLKETPLPCSTVDISPTMKSFDTSQWNGIKLVDVDKLSLPQESNTFKFKISSVFSRRFIVNSLIFLLILAVTRMSFVESVIDNLQCWKSQFLTICLSYLADTVEIADHAVFYWEQMTDGASLLREKCKNYTLVVLDNVAQFVCKYKLL, encoded by the exons ATG GACATGATGGAGCTCCTAGAGGAAGATCTGACCTGTCCCATTTGCTGTAGCCTGTTTGATGATCCTCGTGTCCTGCCCTGTTCACACAATTTCTGCAGAAAGTGTCTGGAAGGAATTCTCGAGGGAAATGTGCGGAATGTGCTTTGGAGGCCATCCCCTTTCAAGTGCCCCACATGCAGGAAGGAGACTCCTGTCACTGGAATCAACAGCTTGCAGGTCAACTATTCCCTGAAAGGTATCGTGGAGAAGTACAACAAAATCAAAGTAACTCCAAAAATGCCTGTGTGCAAAGTGCACAGTGGGCAACCCCTTAACATTTTTTGCAGGACAGACATGCAGCTGATCTGTGGGGTTTGTGCCACCCGTGGTGACCACACAAAGCATGTTTTCTGTTCCATCGAAGAAGCTTATTCCCAGGAGAAGCGGGCTTTTGAAACCTTGTTTCAGGGATTTGAAACTTGGCGTTGTGGAGATGCCCTCTCACGGCTGGATACCTTAGAGACCAGCAAGaggaaagctctgcagatgCTGACGAAAGATTCTGACAAAGTGAAGGAGTTCTTTGAGAAGCTGCAGCACACACTGGAGCAGAAGCGAAATGAGATTCTGTCTGACTTTGAGACCATGAAGCTTGCAGTGATGCAGGCCTACGATCCGGAAATCAATAAATTGAACACAATTCTGCAAGAGCAGCGGATGGCTTTTAACATTGCAGAGGCCTTCAAAGATGTGTCTGAACCCATTATATTTCTGCAACAGATGCAGGAgttcagggaaaaaatcaaGGTGCTCAAAGAAACCCCTTTACCTTGTTCCACTGTGGACATCAGTCCCACAATGAAGAGCTTTGATACCAGCCAATGGAATGGAATAAAACTTGTTGATGTGGACAAACTTTCCTTGCCTCAGGAAAGCAACACTTTCAAATTCAAGATTTCCTCAGTCTTTTCACGCAGATTTATAGTGAACTCTCTTATTTTCTTGCTCATTCTTGCTGTCACCAGAATGTCCTTTGTGGAGTCAGTCATTGACAacctccagtgctggaaatCTCAGTTCCTTACAATTTGCTTGTCCTATTTGGCAGATACTGTGGAGATAGCAGATCATGCAGTCTTTTACTGGGAACAGATGACAGATGGAGCCTCACTGTTAAGAGAAAAGTGTAAAAACTATACATTGGTGGTACTGGATAATGTTGCACAGTTTGTGTGCAAATATAAACTGTTGTGA
- the TRIM13 gene encoding E3 ubiquitin-protein ligase TRIM13 isoform X1, with amino-acid sequence MKYQDMMELLEEDLTCPICCSLFDDPRVLPCSHNFCRKCLEGILEGNVRNVLWRPSPFKCPTCRKETPVTGINSLQVNYSLKGIVEKYNKIKVTPKMPVCKVHSGQPLNIFCRTDMQLICGVCATRGDHTKHVFCSIEEAYSQEKRAFETLFQGFETWRCGDALSRLDTLETSKRKALQMLTKDSDKVKEFFEKLQHTLEQKRNEILSDFETMKLAVMQAYDPEINKLNTILQEQRMAFNIAEAFKDVSEPIIFLQQMQEFREKIKVLKETPLPCSTVDISPTMKSFDTSQWNGIKLVDVDKLSLPQESNTFKFKISSVFSRRFIVNSLIFLLILAVTRMSFVESVIDNLQCWKSQFLTICLSYLADTVEIADHAVFYWEQMTDGASLLREKCKNYTLVVLDNVAQFVCKYKLL; translated from the exons ATGAAATACCAG GACATGATGGAGCTCCTAGAGGAAGATCTGACCTGTCCCATTTGCTGTAGCCTGTTTGATGATCCTCGTGTCCTGCCCTGTTCACACAATTTCTGCAGAAAGTGTCTGGAAGGAATTCTCGAGGGAAATGTGCGGAATGTGCTTTGGAGGCCATCCCCTTTCAAGTGCCCCACATGCAGGAAGGAGACTCCTGTCACTGGAATCAACAGCTTGCAGGTCAACTATTCCCTGAAAGGTATCGTGGAGAAGTACAACAAAATCAAAGTAACTCCAAAAATGCCTGTGTGCAAAGTGCACAGTGGGCAACCCCTTAACATTTTTTGCAGGACAGACATGCAGCTGATCTGTGGGGTTTGTGCCACCCGTGGTGACCACACAAAGCATGTTTTCTGTTCCATCGAAGAAGCTTATTCCCAGGAGAAGCGGGCTTTTGAAACCTTGTTTCAGGGATTTGAAACTTGGCGTTGTGGAGATGCCCTCTCACGGCTGGATACCTTAGAGACCAGCAAGaggaaagctctgcagatgCTGACGAAAGATTCTGACAAAGTGAAGGAGTTCTTTGAGAAGCTGCAGCACACACTGGAGCAGAAGCGAAATGAGATTCTGTCTGACTTTGAGACCATGAAGCTTGCAGTGATGCAGGCCTACGATCCGGAAATCAATAAATTGAACACAATTCTGCAAGAGCAGCGGATGGCTTTTAACATTGCAGAGGCCTTCAAAGATGTGTCTGAACCCATTATATTTCTGCAACAGATGCAGGAgttcagggaaaaaatcaaGGTGCTCAAAGAAACCCCTTTACCTTGTTCCACTGTGGACATCAGTCCCACAATGAAGAGCTTTGATACCAGCCAATGGAATGGAATAAAACTTGTTGATGTGGACAAACTTTCCTTGCCTCAGGAAAGCAACACTTTCAAATTCAAGATTTCCTCAGTCTTTTCACGCAGATTTATAGTGAACTCTCTTATTTTCTTGCTCATTCTTGCTGTCACCAGAATGTCCTTTGTGGAGTCAGTCATTGACAacctccagtgctggaaatCTCAGTTCCTTACAATTTGCTTGTCCTATTTGGCAGATACTGTGGAGATAGCAGATCATGCAGTCTTTTACTGGGAACAGATGACAGATGGAGCCTCACTGTTAAGAGAAAAGTGTAAAAACTATACATTGGTGGTACTGGATAATGTTGCACAGTTTGTGTGCAAATATAAACTGTTGTGA
- the TRIM13 gene encoding E3 ubiquitin-protein ligase TRIM13 isoform X3 codes for MMELLEEDLTCPICCSLFDDPRVLPCSHNFCRKCLEGILEGNVRNVLWRPSPFKCPTCRKETPVTGINSLQVNYSLKGIVEKYNKIKVTPKMPVCKVHSGQPLNIFCRTDMQLICGVCATRGDHTKHVFCSIEEAYSQEKRAFETLFQGFETWRCGDALSRLDTLETSKRKALQMLTKDSDKVKEFFEKLQHTLEQKRNEILSDFETMKLAVMQAYDPEINKLNTILQEQRMAFNIAEAFKDVSEPIIFLQQMQEFREKIKVLKETPLPCSTVDISPTMKSFDTSQWNGIKLVDVDKLSLPQESNTFKFKISSVFSRRFIVNSLIFLLILAVTRMSFVESVIDNLQCWKSQFLTICLSYLADTVEIADHAVFYWEQMTDGASLLREKCKNYTLVVLDNVAQFVCKYKLL; via the coding sequence ATGATGGAGCTCCTAGAGGAAGATCTGACCTGTCCCATTTGCTGTAGCCTGTTTGATGATCCTCGTGTCCTGCCCTGTTCACACAATTTCTGCAGAAAGTGTCTGGAAGGAATTCTCGAGGGAAATGTGCGGAATGTGCTTTGGAGGCCATCCCCTTTCAAGTGCCCCACATGCAGGAAGGAGACTCCTGTCACTGGAATCAACAGCTTGCAGGTCAACTATTCCCTGAAAGGTATCGTGGAGAAGTACAACAAAATCAAAGTAACTCCAAAAATGCCTGTGTGCAAAGTGCACAGTGGGCAACCCCTTAACATTTTTTGCAGGACAGACATGCAGCTGATCTGTGGGGTTTGTGCCACCCGTGGTGACCACACAAAGCATGTTTTCTGTTCCATCGAAGAAGCTTATTCCCAGGAGAAGCGGGCTTTTGAAACCTTGTTTCAGGGATTTGAAACTTGGCGTTGTGGAGATGCCCTCTCACGGCTGGATACCTTAGAGACCAGCAAGaggaaagctctgcagatgCTGACGAAAGATTCTGACAAAGTGAAGGAGTTCTTTGAGAAGCTGCAGCACACACTGGAGCAGAAGCGAAATGAGATTCTGTCTGACTTTGAGACCATGAAGCTTGCAGTGATGCAGGCCTACGATCCGGAAATCAATAAATTGAACACAATTCTGCAAGAGCAGCGGATGGCTTTTAACATTGCAGAGGCCTTCAAAGATGTGTCTGAACCCATTATATTTCTGCAACAGATGCAGGAgttcagggaaaaaatcaaGGTGCTCAAAGAAACCCCTTTACCTTGTTCCACTGTGGACATCAGTCCCACAATGAAGAGCTTTGATACCAGCCAATGGAATGGAATAAAACTTGTTGATGTGGACAAACTTTCCTTGCCTCAGGAAAGCAACACTTTCAAATTCAAGATTTCCTCAGTCTTTTCACGCAGATTTATAGTGAACTCTCTTATTTTCTTGCTCATTCTTGCTGTCACCAGAATGTCCTTTGTGGAGTCAGTCATTGACAacctccagtgctggaaatCTCAGTTCCTTACAATTTGCTTGTCCTATTTGGCAGATACTGTGGAGATAGCAGATCATGCAGTCTTTTACTGGGAACAGATGACAGATGGAGCCTCACTGTTAAGAGAAAAGTGTAAAAACTATACATTGGTGGTACTGGATAATGTTGCACAGTTTGTGTGCAAATATAAACTGTTGTGA
- the KCNRG gene encoding potassium channel regulatory protein isoform X2 produces MSSREVVILNVGGVRFVTRASTLQQFPESRLARMVNDDDREFKLVNGEFFVDRDGALFSYIMDFLRTLQVSLPTDFSDYERLQREAEFYGLYPLANLLSQEHLLKPRLEILEVRFSLQEMQAFFRIFGSCSTTIEVLAEQITVFTGQQSGQGWSSPFPSQKPLVPLPLERPSHHDLVFLCGTEYSAGDQFVPRERSCVLESDALGVNVTLLSIIYSCLKNSCSIAEPAAFFSVE; encoded by the exons ATGAGTAGTCGAGAGGTGGTCATTCTGAATGTGGGAGGTGTGAGATTTGTAACCCGGGCTTCCACCTTGCAGCAGTTCCCTGAGTCCAGGCTGGCACGGATGGTGAATGATGATGACCGGGAATTTAAACTGGTGAATGGAGAGTTTTTTGTGGACAGAGATGGAGCTTTGTTTAGTTACATCATGGACTTCTTGAGGACTCTTCAGGTGTCCTTACCAACTGATTTCTCAGACTATGAGAGGCTGCAGAGAGAAGCAGAATTCTATGGACTCTACCCCCTGGCCAACCTCCTGAGCCAAGAACATTTGTTGAAGCCAAGGCTGGAGATCTTAGAAGTGCGTTTTTCTCTCCAAGAAATGCAGGCCTTTTTCCGGATCTTTGGTTCCTGCAGTACCACCATTGAGGTACTAGCTGAGCAGATCACTGTGTTTACAGGGCAGCAGtcaggacagggctggagcagcccttttccttcccagaaGCCACTTGTTCCACTTCCTTTGGAAAGACCCTCTCATCACGATCTGGTTTTTCTGTGTGGTACTGAGTATTCTGCTGGTGACCAGTTCGTGCCCAG AGAGAGATCCTGTGTGTTGGAGAGTGATGCTCTTGGGGTGAACGTGACTCTACTGTCCATCATTTACTCTTGCCTGAAAAACTCTTGCAGCAttgcagagcctgctgctttCTTCTCTGTTGAGTGA
- the KCNRG gene encoding potassium channel regulatory protein isoform X1, which yields MSSREVVILNVGGVRFVTRASTLQQFPESRLARMVNDDDREFKLVNGEFFVDRDGALFSYIMDFLRTLQVSLPTDFSDYERLQREAEFYGLYPLANLLSQEHLLKPRLEILEVRFSLQEMQAFFRIFGSCSTTIEVLAEQITVFTGQQSGQGWSSPFPSQKPLVPLPLERPSHHDLVFLCGTEYSAGDQFVPRYVSIKPDKRKLINGTNVLGLLLDTLLRDGFRLISTRTVASEEKVECYTFERMKRAAGLAIMANQTPGSSGAAQARRSQVQKWK from the exons ATGAGTAGTCGAGAGGTGGTCATTCTGAATGTGGGAGGTGTGAGATTTGTAACCCGGGCTTCCACCTTGCAGCAGTTCCCTGAGTCCAGGCTGGCACGGATGGTGAATGATGATGACCGGGAATTTAAACTGGTGAATGGAGAGTTTTTTGTGGACAGAGATGGAGCTTTGTTTAGTTACATCATGGACTTCTTGAGGACTCTTCAGGTGTCCTTACCAACTGATTTCTCAGACTATGAGAGGCTGCAGAGAGAAGCAGAATTCTATGGACTCTACCCCCTGGCCAACCTCCTGAGCCAAGAACATTTGTTGAAGCCAAGGCTGGAGATCTTAGAAGTGCGTTTTTCTCTCCAAGAAATGCAGGCCTTTTTCCGGATCTTTGGTTCCTGCAGTACCACCATTGAGGTACTAGCTGAGCAGATCACTGTGTTTACAGGGCAGCAGtcaggacagggctggagcagcccttttccttcccagaaGCCACTTGTTCCACTTCCTTTGGAAAGACCCTCTCATCACGATCTGGTTTTTCTGTGTGGTACTGAGTATTCTGCTGGTGACCAGTTCGTGCCCAG GTATGTTTCCATAAAGCCTGATAAGAGAAAGCTGATTAATGGTACTAACGTGCTAGGCCTGCTGCTTGACACTTTACTCAGAGATGGATTTCGCCTCATAAGCACCAGGACAGTTGCCAGTGAAGAGAAGGTTGAATGCTACACTTTTGAAAGGATGAAGAGGGCAGCAGGTCTTGCCATTATGGCGAACCAAAccccagggagctctggggcAGCACAGGCAAGGAGAAGCCAAGtacagaaatggaaataa